AGTGACAGTGCCCATTCGTCCCGGGTTGCCTCGGCGGTGGAGACGTTCGCCACTGGCATGGGCATATTGTCGAAGAAGCCCGTCATCATATGGTTGACGAAAGCCTTCCAGCCAAAGATGGCGCCAAACAATACGCCAACGCAGACCAGCATAATCACCATGCGTTTTGTCATGATCGAAACCCCGATGTGCAACCTGCTTATTTAGATATGTTCGTTGCCTGGCCGCTTCCCACGGACCGGACTACGCAGTCGCTGTAGGAGCTTGCCTTGCAAGCGAATCTTTTGGGTCGAGTGTCACTCGCGCTTGCAAGGCAAGCTCCTACAGCGGCCCTGATACCTGCCGGTGGCTGTAAATCATTTGGCGAACCGGCGAAACCGGAAAACGGATAAGGCTGCGTCCCTGTGGTTTTGGTTTTTCCTCTCCAGGCTGGGTCGCTCGGGGCAAGGGCAAATCGACAAACCGAATCAAAATAATGAGGGCAGACCCGGCGGCCACGGCGTCCAGAAGGCCCGAGTGTGCCCAGAAATCAGGCAGGCATCAAGAGGCGGAGAGGGATTCTCCAATAAGCGCCAACACGGTGTTGAGGTGGCGTAATCCCAAAGCGGTGCAAACGATTCGATCCGGATCCGGTTGTAGCAGACCGCGCTCACGCAAGGGGGCCAGCAGAACCGCGATGCGTTCCTGATCCACGCCGCAGTATTGGCTCAATGTGCATGAGGGAACGCCGTTGATCAAACGCAGTGCATTCAGCAACGCTTCGAACAGAGGATCTTCTATGGCGCTGACACTACGGCGTGTCTGTTCCGGCGCTCGCAGATAGGCTTCCGGTTGCCGGGTTTTTTGATAGCGTAAACGTTGTCCGTCACGGCGGGTGAGTTTGCCGTGGGCGCCAGCGCCGATCGCCAGGTAGTCCCCAAAGCGCCAGTAGTTGAGATTATGACGGCAGCGGCGATCCGGCCGGGCGAAGGCGGAAACTTCATAGCGCTCATAGCCATGGCGCTGCAACAGGGCAAACCCCTGTTCCTCGATGTCGGCCATGGTGTCCTCATCCGGCTGGGTCGGAGGGGCGCGGTAGAAGGCGGTATTCGGCTCAATGGTGAGTTCATACCAACTCAGATGAGCGGGTGATAACTCGATGGCCGCTTGTAGATCCTCCAGCGCCTGCGCCGGCGTTTGTCCGGGCAGGGCGTGCATCAGATCCAGATTGAAATTATCGAAACCGGCGGCGCGGGCCAGGGCCACGGCACGGCGGGCTTCCTCGGGGCCGTGAATACGTCCCAGGGCGGCGAGCTGGCCGGGATCAAAGCTCTGTACCCCGATGGACAGGCGGTTGATGCCGGCCTCGCGAAAGCCTTCGAAGCGGCCCGCTTCCACGGTGCCGGGGTTGGCCTCCAGGGTGATTTCCACGTCGTCTGCCATTGGCAGGCGCTGGCGTAGGCCATCCAGCAGGCGCCGGTAAAAATCGGCGCTCATCAGGCTCGGTGTGCCGCCGCCGATAAAGATCGAAACAACGGGCCGGTCCAACTCACCCTCCAGCCAGAGCCGGTCCGCGTCGAGATCCGCCAGCAGGGCGTCGAGGTATTGGGTTTCAGGCAGCGTGTCGCGCTGATGGGAATTGAAATCGCAATACGGACACTTGCGCACGCACCAGGGTACGTGCACGTACAACGCCAGGGGCGGCCGCTCCGGGGTCACGGCAGTGGATGCTCCCGCAGTTGCGCGATCAATTGCTGCAGAGCGCGGGCGCGATGGCTGACGCGGTTTTTTTCTTCCGGCGGCATCTCGGCGGCGGTGCGGCCGTCGCCGCTGATCTGGAAGTGCGGATCGTAGCCGAACCCGTGTTCACCACGTGGTTCCAGGACGATCTCGCCTTCCCAGCTGCCGTGGCAGACCAAGGGCGTCGGGTCCTCGGCGTGGCGCATCAGCACCAGCAGCGCCTGGTAACGGGCGGTGCGGGGAACGTCGGGCAGGTCGCCGAGCATTTCCACCAGCAAGGCGTTGTTTTTCGCGTCGCTGGCACCGACACCGGAGAAGCGGGCGGAATAGATGCCGGGGGCGCCGTTAAGGGCGTCCACTTCCAGGCCGGAGTCGTCGGCAATGGCCGGCAGGCCGGTGTGCCGGGCGGCATTGCGGGCCTTGAGAATGGCGTTCTCGACGAAGGTCAGGCCGGTCTCGTCCGCTTCCGGCACATCGAAATCACTCTGCGGCACGATGGTCATGTCCAGCGGCGCCAGAATGGCGTTCATTTCCTCCAGCTTTTTGCGATTGCCGGAAGCCAGAACCAGAGTTGCCATGGTCTCTCCTTGAGTAGGGCGTACAGGCCCTAGTGCGCGGTTACCGGGTCACCCGATAGATGGCGATCTCGCCGAACAGATTTGGCAGCAGCCGGGGCAGGGTGCTGCTGCTGTGATCGCGGTTGACCACTTCCCGCTGAATGATGCGGATGTCGTTTTTGCGACAGTGCGTCTCGAAGTCATTCACCGTGCACAGGTGAATGTTGGGGGTATCGTACCACTCGTAAGGCAGCGCGGAAGACACCGGCATGCGGCCTTTGAAGGCGAGATAGCTGCGCACCCGCCAGTGGCCGAAGTTGGGGAAGGTGATGATCGCCTCGCGGCCCACCCGCAGCATTTCCGCGAGGATGCGGTCCGGGCGCAACACCGCCTGCAGGGCCTGGGTCATCACCACGTAATCGAAGCGATCGTTCTGGAAGTTGTCCAGGCCATTATCCAGGTCCTGCTCGATCACGTTGACGCCATTCTCGAAACAGGCGGCCAGATTGTCCTGGTCGATCTCCAGGCCGTAGCCGCGCACCCCTTTGTTGGCTTTCAGGTACGCCAGCAGCGCGCCGTCACCGCAACCCAGATCCAGCACCGAGGCGTTGCGCGGAATCCAGTCGCTGATCAGGCTCAGATCATTTCGCTCCGGCATCCACTCGCGGATCCTCTGTACATCATTGGCCATCGGCATCCACCTCATCGGCCACCCGGCGCAGGTAGGCGCCGAGCAGTTTCACGTACTCCGGGATCGGCAGCAGGAACGCATCGTGCCCCTTGGGCGTGTCGATCTCCGCGTAGCTCACGTCCCGGCCCACATGGGTCAGGGCGTTGACGATTTCGCGGCTGCGCTCTGGTGAGAAGCGCCAGTCGGAATTGAAGGACATCACCAGAAAGCCGCAACGGGTACGCTCCAGCGCTTGTTCCAGGGTCCCGCCCTGCTCGCGGGCGGGATCGAAGTAATCCAGCGCCTTGGTCATCAGCAGATAGGTATTGGCGTCGAAATTGCGGGAGAAGGTTTCGCCCTGGTGACGCAGGTACGACTCCACCTGGAATTCCACATCGAAACCGAAATGGAAGCGGCCGGAGCGCAAGTCGCGGCCGAACTTCATGCGCATGGCGTCGTCGCTGAGATAGGTGATATGCCCGACCATGCGCGCCAGGATCAGGCCCTGACGGGGATAGGTGTCGTGCAGATAATAGCGGCCGCCATGGAAGTTCGGGTCGGTGAGGATGGACTGGCGGGCCACCTCGTTGAAAGCGATGTTCTGAGCCGACAATTTTGGGGCGGCGGCGATCACCACGGCGTGGCGCAGCCGGTCCGGAAAATCAATCGCCCATTGCAAGGCCTGCATGCCGCCGAGGCTGCCGCCCACCACGGCGGCCCACTGCTCGATCCCGAGGGCGTCGGCCAGCCGGGCCTGGCTCTTGACCCAGTCCTTCACCGTCATCATGGGAAAATCCGGGCCCCAAAGCTGACCGGTCTCCGGATTGGTGGAGGTGGGGCCGCTGGAACCGTGGCAGCCGCCCAGGTTGTTCAGACACACCACGAAGAAACGATTGGTGTCGATGGGCTTGCCCGGGCCGATGCAGCTGTCCCACCAGCCCGGACGTTTCTCGTCCATGCTGTGATAGCCCGCGGCGTGGTGATGGCCGGACAGGGCATGGCAGATCAACACCGCGTTGCTGGCGCTGGCATTGAGGTTACCGTAGGTCTCGTAGACAAGGTCGCAGGATGGCAACTGACGCCCACATTCCAACTCCAGCGGCTGGTCCACATGGAGGGTATGGGGCTGTACCAGGCCCACGGAGTCCTGGGGGATCGATTCGGGCATTTCGGGTCATCATCCAAAGGTGAGGCAAAGTCTATCGACCCCCCCCAAGGCATGCAATGCGGCCACCCCGGTATCGTGGTCCATGGGCTCGTATTGGGGCAGTTCTCCTCCGCCGGGCCACGCAGCCACTGTAGGAGCTTGCCCTGCAAGCGAATTGGGGCCACAAGACCCGAAAAGAATTCGCTTGCAGGGCAAGCTCCTACAGTGGGTCTTTTGGCGGGACGCCGCCGGCAAAATGCTATTCTTCCTCCATGATGCGGTGAGAAGGGGACATGATGAGCAACGGGAACGTTCATGGCGCGGGGACACGGGCAACGCTGGACCGCCTTTATGCCCTGGTCGCCAACGACGAGGACGCGCGTACCTGCACCGACATCAGCGAAGCAGCCTGCCGCGAGGTGCCGGGTAATTTCTTCAAGATCATTGTCGCCAATCTGCTTTCCAAGATCGGTGATCTGCTGATCAATCCGAAAACCGTTCTCGCCTGGTTGATCGGCGCTGTGGGGGCGCCGGGATTTCTCACTGCCGCCTTGGTGCCGATCCGCGAATCCGGGTCACTGATTCCGCAGTTGCTGATCGGCGCCTGGATGCGCCGGCATCCCGTGCGCAAAGGGTTCTGGGTGCTGGGTTCGGTGATTCAGGGCGTGTGTGTGCTGGGCATGGCGCTGGCGGTGTGGCAATGGCAGGGGCTGGCCGCCGGTCTGGCTATTGTTAGTTTGCTGGTGGTGTTCAGTCTGGGGCGGGGTTTCTGCTCGGTGGCGATGAAGGACGTGCAGGGCAAATGCATCCCCAAAGCCCGGCGCGGCCGTCTTACCGGTCTCGCCGCGACCCTGTCCGGCCTGGTGACCCTGGGGGTTGGCGTGGTGCTGTTCCGCGGGGGCCAGGATCCGGGCATGGTGTTCTATTCGGTGTTGCTGGTGGGGGCGGCCCTGGCGTGGTTGCTGGCGGCGGGAGTATTCGCCTCGGTGGATGAATTCGCCGGCGAAACCGCGGGTGGCGGGCACGCCCTGCGAGATGCCTGGCGCAGCCTCGGTTTGCTGATCAGCGATGCGCCTTTCCGCAACTTCGTGATTGCCCGGGCCCTGCTGATGGCGTCCGCTCTGGGCTCGCCGTTTCTGGTGGTGCTGGCGCAGAAACAGAACTCCGGCGCCGCGCTGCTGGGCGCGTTTCTGGTGGCATCGAGTCTGGCCAGCACGGTCTCCGCCAGTGTCTGGGGCTTCATGGCCGATACCTCCAGCCGCAAGGTGATGATTCGTGGTGGTGGTCTGGCCTCGGCCACCTGCCTGCTGGTGGCGGTGCTGGCCCTGGCCGGGGAAGGCGCCGCCGCCTGGTTCTATCCTTTCGCCTTCTTCGTGCTGGCCATCGCCCATGCTGGCGTGCGCATTGGCCGCAAGACCTACCTGGTGGACATGGCCGGCGGCGTCAAGCGCACCGACTACACCGCGGTCAGCAATACCGTGATTGGCGTACTGCTGTTGGTGGCCGGTGGCATCAGCGCGGCGGTGTCGCTGCTGGGCACCGAGTGGGCGTTGATCAGCCTCGGTGCGATGGGTGTGCTGGGGACGCTGTGGTCGTGGAAGTTACCGGAGGTGGAGTAGGGCGCTGTCGCGGCAACGCTGTCTCCTCTCGCCCATGCCGAGGATCCGCGCCTGCTGGTCGGCGGCTCGCTGATGCGTGACGAGAGTAATCTGGATGAGGTGGTGGAGAGTATTGATCCGTTCATCCGTGCCAGTGCGCCTGATGCCGAATGGGGGACGGACCTCTATGTGGGGGTCGCTTTCAATCAGTATTTCCAGGCTCGTTTCGGGCATCGCCTGTTCGGTGACTCCGAAACCCGGATTTACAGCGGCAAGATGGAGGTGGAAGCAGACGGGGTCTATGTCGCCCTGGACGGTCTGATGCCGGTGACGGAACGGTTGTCACTGGGGGGCACGCTCGGCATACAGAGTGTGGACGTCACCTTGAAAGTCAGCGATGGCTACAACGGCTTCAAGGATGATGACGATGCCCGTGACTTCTTCTACGGCTTGCGGCTGCAGTATCTGGTGACCGATCAGCTCGCGCTGACCGCGGCCTATAACCGCTACAAGTTCGAGATCGACGCCAACGGCGTGGATGATCTGGAATATGACAGCGTGGGGATCGGTGCGCAATATCGGTTCTAGTAGCTTTCACCCTCTCCCTGTCCCTTTCCCCTCAAGGGAGAGGGGACCGAATAGAAAGGTTTGTCTTGTCTCCCCTCTCCCTTGAGGGGAGAGGGGCTGGGGGAGAGGGTGAAAAGCGGTTGATCGTGCCCGACCAGTCTCTTTATACCGCCTCGAACAACAAATCCCAGACACCATGCCCGAGCCGCGCGCCGCGGCGTTCGAACTTGGTTTCCGGCCGCCACGCGGGGCGTTCGGAGAACTGGCCGGCGCCGGCGAGATTGCGGAAGCCCGGCGCCGGGTTCATTACCGCCATCATGTGCTGCGCGTAGTTTTCCCAGTCGGTGGCCATGTGCAGCGTGCCGCCTTCCTTTAATTTGCCGCGCACCAGCGCCACCCATTCCGGCTGAACGATACGGCGCTTGTGATGCTTCTTCTTGTGCCACGGATCGGGGAAGTAGAGCTGCACCCGTGACAGACTGTGATCGGGGATGCACAGCGTGAGGATGTCCACCGCGTCATCGCAGTAGCTGCGCAGGTTGCTCAGACGCTGTTCCTCGATCTCCATCAGCAGCGCGCCGACCCCGGGCCGGTGCACTTCCACGCCAATGAAATCCTGCTCCGGGGCGGCCGCCGCCATGGCGGCGAGGGAATGGCCCATGCCGTAGCCGATTTCCAGTACCCGGGGGGCGTCGCGGCCAAACACCGCTTCCGGTTCCAACCGGCCGCCGGCACGTTCCAGGCCATAACGCGGCCACAGTGTTTCCAGAGCGTGGCGCTGGCCAACGGTGAGACGGCCTTCACGCAGTACGAAACTGCGCACCTTGCGCATCACCTTGCCGGTGACCGGGTCTTTGTCCTGGTTGATGAAGTCGAGCATGGCACCGGTCTTGGCGGGAAACGGGGCAGCGATTGTAGCAGAACCGGGGAAAGAATCGCTTGCAAGGCAAGCTCCTACAGAGGCTCCGTAGCACAATTTGTAGGAGCCAGCCCTGCTGGCGAATGGACTTGGACTTACCGGCTCACGCCATCCAGCGGCGAGGACGCGGCGGCATAGGCCTTGCGTGGCATGCGGCCGGCCAGGAACGATTCGCGGCCGGCTTCGATGGCCTTGCGCATCGCCGAGGCCATCAGGATCGGCTTGTTCGCATGGGCCACGGCGGAGTTCAGCAGCACACCGTCACAACCCAGCTCCATGGCGATGGCGGCGTCGGAAGCGGTGCCCACCCCGGCATCGACGATGATCGGCACTTCCGCCTCTTCCAGGATCAGGCGAATGTTGTGCGGATTGAGGATGCCGAGGCCGGAACCGATCAGCGAGCCCAGCGGCATCACCGCCACGCAGCCCATGGACTCCAGTTCCTTGGCCACGATCGGGTCGTCGTTGGTGTACACCATCACCTTGAAGCCATCGTCCACCAGTTCCCGAGCGGCTTTCAGAGTGTCGGTGATGTTCGGGTACAGGGTTTTCTGATCGCCCAGGACTTCCAGTTTCACCAGGTCGTGGCCATCCAGCAGTTCCCGGGCCAGCTTGCAGGTGCGCACCGCGTCCTCGGCGTTAAAGCAGCCGGCGGTGTTGGGCAGGATGGTGTATTTGTCCGGGCTGACGAAGTCCAGCAGGTTGGGCTCGCCGGCGTTCTGGCCGATGTTGGTGCGGCGAATCGCCACGGTGACGATCTGCGCGCCGCTCTCCTCGATGGCCGATCGGGTCTCCTCGAAATCCTTGTACTTGCCGGTGCCGATCAGCAGCCGGGAGGAATAGGTTTTTCCTGCGATATCGAGTAGGTCGGACATGATGGCCTCGGGTTGAGATTGGTGGGTTAAGGAGAAGGGTGAGACGGAGGCTCACCCGCCCCCAATGGCGTGCACGATTTCCACGACATCCCCGTCGCTCAGCACATGATCGGCATGGGCGCTCTTGGGGACGATATCCCGGTTCACTTCCACCGCCAGTCGCCGCCCGCTCAGATTCAGGGCCTGAACCAGATCGGCCACGGTGCGGCCGGAAAGGGAAAAGGGTTCGCCGTTAACGGTCAGGGTGGTCATCATTCAATCCACGGAACGGAATAAAGCCCAGGCCAGCATCAGCCAGCCCACGATCAGGGCCACACCGCCAAGGGGTGTGATCGCGCCCAGCCAGCGTTGGCCGCTGAGCACCAGTACATACAGGCTACCACTGAACACCACCATGCCGGCAAACATCACCCAGCCGGCGGTGACGGCGCCGCCGGCGGAGAATTGACGGGCCAGCAGGCCGGTCAGCAGCAGGGCCAGAGCATGGTAGAAATGGTATTGGCTGGCGGTCTCCCAGATGGCCAGATCGGCGGGGCTGACCCGCGCCTTGAGACCGTGAGCGCCGAACGCGCCCAGCATCACCGCGAGGGCACCGTTGAGCGCGCCGAGAGTGAGTAACGCATTCATTGAGAGTCATCCCTCATGCGTGGGTGATCGGGAGAGTGTCGCCGGGTAGCGGAAAAACGCCGGAATTATAACGCAAACGCCACCCGAAGGTGGCGTGCAAAAGGCAGAAAAAGCAAACAAAGCAAAAGTAACAAAAACAAAATCAGCGCATTACAAGTTCGATATTACTCCACGATCAGGCAGCAATGGCGTTACGCAGCTTCTTGATCGCGTTGTTCTCCAACTGGCGGATCCGCTCGGCGGACACACCGTACTCATCAGCCAGTTCCTGCAGGGTGGACTTGCTGTCCGCCAACCAGCGGCGCTCGAGAATATCGCGGCTGCGATCATCCAGCGCCAGCAGGGCGGAGCCCAGCTTGCGGGAATTCCGGTCCTGATCGTCCTGCTCGGCGAGCAGCTCAGCGGGGTCGCTGTTGTCGCTGTGCAGGTACGCGGCCGGTGACGGAATGGTGTTGTCCTCATCGTCATTGATGGGACCGTCGAAGCTGGCGTCATAGGCGCCCAGCCGACCTTCCATTTCCTTCACCTGTTCCGGGGTCACCCCCAGATCATCGGCCACCCGGGCGGCTTCTTCCGGCGTCAACCGGCCCAGACGTTTCTTCTGACCACGCAGGTTGAAGAAAAGTTTCCGCTGGGCCTTGGTGGTGGCCACTTTGACGATGCGCCAGTTACGGATCACGTATTCGTGAATCTCCGCCTTGATCCAATGCACCGCGAAGCTGACCAGGCGCACGCCCTTGGCCGGATCAAAGCGTTTCACCGCCTTCATCAGACCCACGTTGCCTTCCTGGATCAGATCACCCAGCGGCAGGCCGTAGCCGGTGTAGCTGCGTGCGATATGCACGACAAAGCGCAGGTGGGCCAGTACCAGATTGCGGGCGGCATCCAGGTCTTCCTGAAAGTACAACCGCTCCGCCAGTACCCGCTCTTCCTCGGCACTGAGCACCGGCACGGCGTTGACCGCGCGGATATAGGCGTCCAGGTCATGACCCGGTACCGCCAGCGGCATGGCCTGTGCACGTTGCAGTTGTGTGTTCATGTATCCCTTCTCCCTTTTGGATGGGAAAGATATTAGCACTCGGTCCCTTTGAGTGCTAATAGGGGTTTTGGTTCCCCGTCATTGTCGGAATCAATAATGATCCCGCTCTCCCCATCGGACCCCGATCTGGATCAATGATTCCATGATTGGATGACGAATCGATGTAACGGGAGGTAAAAATCGCGGCTCACGAGCCGCGATCCACGAACATCCGTTCCCTAGAACTGCGGCTCGATCTCGCCCAGATGCCGGCTCACCGCCAGCCAGGCGCCAAGCAGGCCCAGGGCGCCACTGAACAGCGGCAGGATCAGCGCGGTTGCCGGGGACATCCCGGTGAGCGAATACTCACTTTTGTACAGATCCAGTAGCTGATTGACCGGGCCACCCAGCCACCACAGGGCGGTGCCGACCAGGATCAGCGCCCCCAGCCCGCCAGCGAAACCGCAGCAGAAGCCGCTATAAAGGAAGGGGCGGCGGACAAAGCCGTCGGTGCCGCCAACGATCTTGATCACCACGATCTCCTCGCGGCGGCTCTCGATGGCCAGCCGTATCGTATTCACCACCACCAGCACCACGGCGGCGGCCAGGGCCAGGGTCAGCACACCGATCAGGCGCTGCCCCAGCTCGATGATGGCATGCAGGCGCCGGACCCAGGCCACATCCAGCTGCGCCAGATCCACTTCCGGCAGCTTCGACAGGCGTTGCTGCAGGGCCTCCAGCGCCGCCGGCTCGTTGTTGGACGGGAACACCACGATCAGCGGCGGCAGCGGGTTGTCCGGCAGGGCTTCGAGTACGTCACCGAAACCGGATTGTTCACGGAATTCATCCAGCGCCTGCTGGCGGGTGATCACTTCGGTGTCCGCCACGCCGTCCAGTTCTGCCCAGTCCTTGGCCAGGGCCCGTTGCCGCTCCTCTTTGACATCCATCTTCAGAAAGACGGACAGCTGGGCGCGGCCATCCCAGCCCTGGGTGATGACCCGGGCGTTGTCCAGCAGCACCGACAGGCCGGTGGGCAGGGCCAGGGCGATGGCGATCACCAGGATGGTGAGCAGGGTGCTGCCGGGAGTGCCGCGCATGCGCCCCAGGGCATCCGCCAGCGAGTCCCGGTGATGATGGCGCCAGGCGGTGAAGTGATCGCCCAGGGAGGTGCGGGCGCTGCGGGCGCCGGCGGGGCGTTTCGGGTTACGCGCCATACCAGTCTCCCGCGGCCGGGGTGGCGCTCTCGACGCCATCGTGAATCAGGTTGCCTTCGCGCAGAGTCAGCAGGCGGTGGCGGTAGCGGGCGATCAGCGACAGGTCGTGGGTGGCGATCAATACCGCCACGCCGACCCGGGCGAAGTCGTGGAACAGGTCCATGATCTCCGCGGACAGGGCCGGGTCCAGGTTACCGGTGGGTTCATCGGCCAGCAGCAGCGGCGGCTTGTTGACCACCGCCCGGGCGATGCCCACCCGCTGCTGTTCGCCGCCGGAAAGCATGATCGGATTCTGCTTCTCCTTGCTGAGCAGGCCCACCTTGTCGAGGGCGGCGCGCACCCGTTTGCCGATATCCGCCTTGGGGAAACCGGCGATCACCAGCGGCAGGGCCACGTTGTCGAACACGCTGCGGTCGAACAGCAACTGGTGGTTCTGATGGACCATGCCGATCTTGCGGCGCAGCAACGGGATATGGCGGTTACCGAATCCATTCAGATTCTGCCGGCCGATGAAGATCTGCCCCTGGGTCGGGCGTTCGATCATCATGATCAACTTGAGCAGGGTCGATTTGCCGGCGCCGGAATGGCCGGTAAGAAAGGTGAGCTGCCCCGCGGGCAACTCGAACGACACCCTGCGCAGGGCGTCCTTGCCACTGGCGTAGCGCTTGCTGACCCGGTCGAATTTGATCATGGATGCTGGTCTCGTTGAGCGTGCTGGGGAGCTTCGATCAGGAGGTAACGTCCTCGAACAGGGCCTGCACGAATTCCTCGGCGTTGAAGGGGCGCAAATCCTCCAGGCGTTCACCGACACCGATGAAGCGGATCGGCAGACCGGTGCGTTTGGCCAGAGCGAACAGGATACCGCCTTTGGCGGTGCCATCCAGTTTGGTCAGCACCAGGCCGGTGACGCCGGCGGTTTCACGGAATTCCAGGGCCTGGTTGATGGCGTTCTGGCCGGTGCCGGCGTCCAGCACCAACAGCACCTCGTGAGGCGCTTCCGGGGACAGCTTCTTCATCACCCGGGTGACCTTGGACAGCTCTTCCATCAGGTTGCCGCGAGTATGCAGGCGGCCGGCGGTATCGGCGATCAGCACATCCGCCTGGCGGGACTGGGCGGCCTGTACCGCGTCATAGATGACGCTGGCGGAATCGGCGCCGGTATGCTGCGCCACCACCGGAATATCATTGCGCTCGCCCCATACCTGCAATTGCTCCACGGCGGCGGCGCGGAAGGTGTCGCCGGCGGCCAGCATTACACTGCGGCCCTCCGCTTTGAAGCGGCAGGCCAGCTTGCCGATGGTGGTGGTCTTGCCGACGCCGTTCACGCCCACCATCAGGATCACGTAGGGTTTGTGCGCGCCGTCGATGGCCAGCGGCTGATCCACCGGCACCAGCAGCTTGCGCAGTTCTTCCTGCAG
This sequence is a window from Alloalcanivorax dieselolei B5. Protein-coding genes within it:
- the ftsE gene encoding cell division ATP-binding protein FtsE, giving the protein MIKFDRVSKRYASGKDALRRVSFELPAGQLTFLTGHSGAGKSTLLKLIMMIERPTQGQIFIGRQNLNGFGNRHIPLLRRKIGMVHQNHQLLFDRSVFDNVALPLVIAGFPKADIGKRVRAALDKVGLLSKEKQNPIMLSGGEQQRVGIARAVVNKPPLLLADEPTGNLDPALSAEIMDLFHDFARVGVAVLIATHDLSLIARYRHRLLTLREGNLIHDGVESATPAAGDWYGA
- the ftsY gene encoding signal recognition particle-docking protein FtsY yields the protein MNDEVSRDDDNPAEKEQKKGGFFSRMFRRDREEAAPAEPSADETESSEPPPATPPAKQTEAAPAPVERAENEQPTAMPEPPAAAPEPTEEDNAGFWARMKAGMSKTSKNLGKGLADLLVGAKEIDDEIFEEIETQLLVADVGVEATDVIIQALTERVGRQELVDADALYEALQEELRKLLVPVDQPLAIDGAHKPYVILMVGVNGVGKTTTIGKLACRFKAEGRSVMLAAGDTFRAAAVEQLQVWGERNDIPVVAQHTGADSASVIYDAVQAAQSRQADVLIADTAGRLHTRGNLMEELSKVTRVMKKLSPEAPHEVLLVLDAGTGQNAINQALEFRETAGVTGLVLTKLDGTAKGGILFALAKRTGLPIRFIGVGERLEDLRPFNAEEFVQALFEDVTS
- the ftsX gene encoding permease-like cell division protein FtsX, which produces MARNPKRPAGARSARTSLGDHFTAWRHHHRDSLADALGRMRGTPGSTLLTILVIAIALALPTGLSVLLDNARVITQGWDGRAQLSVFLKMDVKEERQRALAKDWAELDGVADTEVITRQQALDEFREQSGFGDVLEALPDNPLPPLIVVFPSNNEPAALEALQQRLSKLPEVDLAQLDVAWVRRLHAIIELGQRLIGVLTLALAAAVVLVVVNTIRLAIESRREEIVVIKIVGGTDGFVRRPFLYSGFCCGFAGGLGALILVGTALWWLGGPVNQLLDLYKSEYSLTGMSPATALILPLFSGALGLLGAWLAVSRHLGEIEPQF